From a region of the uncultured Desulfatiglans sp. genome:
- a CDS encoding conserved hypothetical protein (Evidence 4 : Unknown function but conserved in other organisms), with the protein MNDMSMRDRSALRQEMLRVDAGIDTTVETDCDSCGMRIRTRLEAEPGFLFPGVRL; encoded by the coding sequence ATGAACGACATGTCGATGCGTGACCGCAGCGCCCTCCGGCAGGAAATGCTGAGGGTGGACGCGGGAATCGACACCACCGTGGAGACCGACTGTGACTCTTGCGGCATGCGCATCCGCACCCGCTTGGAGGCGGAGCCGGGTTTTTTATT
- a CDS encoding hypothetical protein (Evidence 5 : Unknown function) gives MHTFELPSGLEIELREMTGAEEELLTNQRLIRTGDAVNQALKNCIVRLGDNDEPTVKDVLDLLSGDRLFVLVRLRQISLGDEVELELTCPNTACRAANAVTVKSGERRHGQPRGAGGHALRRGTGVRVHAARFRGQGSVRLFGRPQGETPGCTQRTFHLLGHVDPNHRRGRSIAEQKAHERHVDA, from the coding sequence ATGCACACCTTTGAATTGCCGAGCGGNCTCGAGATCGAGCTTCGGGAGATGACCGGGGCCGAGGAGGAATTGCTCACCAACCAGCGTCTCATCCGCACCGGCGACGCTGTGAACCAGGCGCTCAAGAACTGCATCGTGCGGCTGGGGGACAATGACGAACCGACGGTGAAGGATGTGCTCGACCTCCTCTCCGGAGACCGGTTGTTTGTTCTTGTCCGGCTGCGTCAGATCTCCCTCGGCGACGAGGTCGAGCTGGAACTGACCTGCCCGAACACCGCCTGCCGAGCGGCGAACGCCGTCACGGTCAAGAGCGGCGAACGCCGTCACGGTCAACCTCGAGGAGCTGGAGGTCACGCCTTACGGAGAGGAACGGGAGTTCGCGTTCACGCTGCCCGGTTCCGGGGGCAAGGTTCGGTTCGGTTATTTGGACGGCCACAAGGAGAAACGCCTGGCTGCACTCAAAGAACCTTCCATCTCCTCGGCCATGTTGATCCGAATCATCGACGTGGACGGAGCATCGCCGAGCAAAAAGCTCATGAACGACATGTCGATGCGTGA